One region of Fundidesulfovibrio magnetotacticus genomic DNA includes:
- a CDS encoding peroxiredoxin gives MDHAPCPPGLPRIGDPAPGFEAESTQGVIRLEDYKGSWLVFFSHPADFTPVCTTEFMAFAGVHERLRALDCELLGLSIDSVFSHIAWVRRIEETFGVRVEFPVVADLSMDVARLYGMIMPGESRTETSRCVFVIDPAQKVRAVVWYPLTTGRNTEEIVRLVEALRATDAHGVATPANWRPGDKVIVPAPRTQDGADERAHETGTECKDWFFCTRSL, from the coding sequence ATGGACCACGCCCCCTGCCCGCCAGGGCTGCCCCGCATAGGCGATCCCGCCCCCGGTTTCGAGGCCGAATCCACGCAAGGCGTGATCCGCCTGGAGGACTACAAGGGCTCCTGGCTGGTGTTTTTCTCCCATCCCGCCGACTTCACTCCCGTTTGCACCACCGAGTTCATGGCCTTCGCGGGCGTGCACGAGCGCCTGCGCGCCCTGGACTGCGAACTGCTGGGCCTCTCCATCGACTCCGTGTTCTCCCACATCGCCTGGGTGCGCCGCATCGAGGAGACCTTCGGCGTGCGCGTGGAATTTCCCGTGGTTGCCGACCTCTCCATGGACGTGGCCCGGCTCTACGGCATGATCATGCCGGGCGAGTCGCGCACCGAGACATCCCGCTGCGTCTTCGTCATCGACCCTGCCCAGAAGGTGCGCGCGGTGGTCTGGTATCCGCTCACCACGGGGCGCAACACCGAGGAGATCGTGCGCCTGGTGGAGGCGCTTCGAGCCACCGACGCCCACGGCGTGGCCACCCCCGCGAATTGGCGGCCCGGCGACAAGGTGATCGTGCCCGCGCCGCGCACGCAGGATGGCGCGGACGAACGCGCCCACGAAACCGGGACGGAATGCAAGGACTGGTTCTTCTGCACCCGGAGCCTGTGA
- a CDS encoding cache domain-containing protein yields the protein MRRTGIVFALILSLFAVNALAQQAGTKDEAVALVKKAVAHYKSVGKEKAFADFNAKDGGFTDRDLYIVVYDMEGNCLAHGANAKQIGKNLMELRDPDGKFFVKERVELGKTKDSFWQDYKFANPVSKQIEPKSMYLEKVDGMLFGCGAYQK from the coding sequence ATGAGACGTACCGGCATCGTGTTCGCCCTGATTTTGTCGTTGTTCGCCGTCAACGCCCTGGCCCAGCAGGCCGGGACCAAGGACGAGGCCGTGGCCCTGGTGAAGAAGGCCGTTGCCCACTACAAGAGCGTGGGCAAGGAGAAGGCCTTTGCGGACTTCAACGCCAAGGACGGCGGCTTCACCGACCGCGACCTCTACATCGTGGTCTACGACATGGAAGGCAACTGCCTTGCCCACGGGGCCAACGCCAAGCAGATCGGCAAGAACCTCATGGAACTGCGTGACCCGGACGGGAAGTTCTTCGTCAAAGAGCGCGTGGAGCTGGGCAAGACCAAGGATTCCTTCTGGCAGGACTACAAGTTCGCCAATCCCGTCTCGAAGCAGATCGAGCCCAAGAGCATGTACCTGGAGAAGGTTGACGGCATGCTCTTCGGCTGCGGCGCTTATCAGAAATAG
- a CDS encoding tetratricopeptide repeat protein, producing the protein MTLKTSIGSKGSPKAMFASFVNNVSTDSKPSCSSGGCKGSCRASALTRLNREGMAACQAGDYGVAERLLEKGIDLANRCGSKMYVAKLRNNLGLVHLLAGRPLDASGQFWQALELVEGKLGRDNPLFRRIEGNLLRASGN; encoded by the coding sequence ATGACCCTCAAGACATCCATCGGATCCAAGGGATCGCCCAAGGCGATGTTTGCCAGTTTCGTCAACAACGTTTCGACCGATAGCAAGCCGTCGTGCTCATCCGGCGGGTGCAAGGGGTCGTGCCGGGCGAGCGCGCTGACGCGCCTCAACCGTGAGGGCATGGCGGCCTGCCAGGCCGGTGACTACGGCGTCGCTGAGCGGTTGCTGGAGAAGGGCATCGACCTGGCCAACCGGTGCGGATCGAAGATGTACGTGGCCAAGTTGCGCAACAACCTGGGGCTGGTGCACCTGCTGGCCGGTCGTCCGCTGGATGCCTCGGGCCAGTTCTGGCAGGCGCTGGAGCTGGTTGAGGGTAAGCTCGGGCGGGACAATCCGCTGTTTCGGCGCATCGAGGGGAACCTGCTGCGCGCCTCGGGCAACTAG
- a CDS encoding ammonium transporter: MNAADTAFILISAALVLLMTPALGLFYGGMVRSKNVLGTLMHSNVIIGLISIEWAVLGYSMAFGTDIGGLVGGMDFFGLNGVGQTPHETYANTVPHLAFMAFQMMFAVITPALISGAFAERIRFSAFLLFSLLWGIFIYNPLAHWVWGGGWLASLGALDFAGGAVVHMSSGASALAFVLFLGKRKNYGREPFIPHNLPMTILGAGILWFGWFGFNAGSALTAGGLASTAFVTTHLAAAAASLSWIVAEWMHRGKPTTLGLASGAVAGLVAITPAAGFVTPMSSIIIGLVGGVVCYIGVNLKHMFKYDDALDVVGVHGLGGTWGALATGLFATKAVNELGNDGLFYGNAELVWTQFISVVATWAFCFVGTLIILGIVNAIVKVRCSEEDEVKGLDVSQHGETGYQN; this comes from the coding sequence ATGAACGCGGCGGACACTGCATTTATCCTCATCTCGGCGGCCCTGGTGCTGCTCATGACCCCGGCCCTGGGCCTCTTCTACGGCGGCATGGTCCGCTCGAAAAACGTTCTGGGCACCCTCATGCACTCGAACGTGATCATCGGCCTGATCTCCATCGAGTGGGCCGTGCTGGGCTACTCCATGGCCTTCGGCACCGACATCGGCGGCCTCGTGGGCGGCATGGACTTCTTCGGGCTCAACGGTGTGGGGCAGACCCCTCACGAGACCTACGCCAACACCGTTCCCCACCTGGCCTTCATGGCCTTCCAGATGATGTTCGCCGTCATCACCCCGGCGCTCATCTCCGGCGCGTTCGCGGAGCGCATCCGCTTCAGCGCCTTCTTGCTCTTCTCCCTGCTTTGGGGCATCTTCATCTACAACCCGCTGGCCCACTGGGTGTGGGGCGGCGGCTGGCTGGCCAGCCTGGGCGCGCTGGACTTCGCGGGCGGCGCGGTGGTCCACATGAGCTCCGGCGCTTCGGCCCTGGCCTTCGTGCTCTTCCTCGGCAAGCGCAAGAACTATGGACGTGAGCCCTTCATCCCCCACAACCTGCCCATGACCATCCTCGGCGCCGGCATCCTCTGGTTCGGCTGGTTCGGCTTCAACGCCGGTTCCGCCCTCACCGCCGGCGGCCTGGCTTCCACCGCCTTCGTGACCACCCACCTGGCCGCCGCCGCCGCCTCCCTCTCCTGGATCGTGGCGGAGTGGATGCACCGCGGCAAGCCCACCACCCTGGGCCTGGCCTCCGGCGCCGTGGCCGGCCTCGTGGCCATCACCCCGGCCGCCGGCTTCGTCACCCCCATGAGCTCCATCATCATCGGCCTGGTGGGCGGCGTGGTCTGCTACATCGGCGTGAACCTCAAGCACATGTTCAAGTACGACGACGCCCTCGACGTGGTGGGCGTGCACGGCCTGGGCGGCACCTGGGGCGCCCTGGCCACCGGCCTCTTCGCCACCAAGGCGGTCAACGAGCTGGGCAACGACGGCCTCTTCTACGGCAACGCCGAGCTGGTCTGGACGCAGTTCATCTCCGTGGTTGCCACCTGGGCCTTCTGCTTCGTGGGCACCCTCATCATCCTGGGCATCGTCAACGCCATCGTGAAGGTCCGCTGCTCCGAGGAAGACGAAGTGAAGGGCCTCGACGTGAGCCAGCACGGCGAAACCGGCTATCAGAACTAA
- a CDS encoding P-II family nitrogen regulator: protein MRKIEIITRPYKLEDIKKALTDAGVKGMTVSEVKGFGRQRGHKEIYRGAEYQVDFVPKIKIELVIDAALVPAVLKAVEGAARTGEVGDGKIFITPVEDVVRIRTGETGKDAI, encoded by the coding sequence ATGCGCAAGATCGAAATCATCACCCGGCCCTACAAGCTGGAAGACATCAAGAAGGCCCTCACCGACGCGGGCGTCAAGGGCATGACCGTCTCCGAGGTCAAGGGCTTCGGCCGCCAGCGCGGACACAAGGAGATCTACCGCGGCGCCGAGTACCAGGTGGACTTCGTGCCCAAGATCAAGATCGAACTGGTCATCGACGCCGCCCTGGTCCCCGCCGTGCTCAAGGCCGTGGAAGGCGCGGCCCGCACCGGAGAGGTGGGCGACGGCAAGATCTTCATCACCCCCGTGGAGGACGTGGTCCGCATCCGCACCGGCGAAACCGGCAAGGACGCCATCTAA
- a CDS encoding FkbM family methyltransferase: MRTIPWTVHRHTPPLERLARLIPCARFVVDGGAHKGRTVERFLDAWPTARVLAYEPQPRLARKLAKRFAHNESVQVRQAALGSATGRLELNVLERPTCSSLLCPSGIREKHVGKSLELTERVEVDIVRLDAETADAPDILKLDLQGYELEALRGAQLLLPRVAAVLCEVSFTPLYQGQPLAWDLADWMATQGFRLEALYDPWTCPDGSMPSADALFLHD; encoded by the coding sequence ATGCGAACCATCCCCTGGACCGTGCACCGCCACACGCCGCCCCTGGAACGACTGGCCCGGCTCATACCCTGCGCGCGCTTCGTCGTGGACGGCGGCGCGCACAAGGGCCGCACCGTGGAACGCTTCCTCGACGCCTGGCCCACCGCCCGCGTGCTGGCCTACGAACCCCAACCACGGCTCGCCCGCAAACTCGCCAAGCGCTTCGCCCACAACGAATCCGTCCAGGTGCGCCAGGCCGCCCTGGGCTCAGCCACCGGACGACTGGAACTCAACGTCCTGGAACGGCCCACCTGCTCCTCGCTTCTGTGCCCCTCCGGCATCCGCGAAAAGCACGTCGGCAAATCGCTGGAACTCACCGAACGCGTGGAAGTGGACATCGTACGCCTGGACGCGGAAACCGCCGACGCCCCGGACATCCTCAAGCTGGACCTCCAAGGCTACGAACTCGAAGCCCTGCGCGGCGCGCAACTCCTGCTGCCCCGCGTCGCCGCCGTGCTCTGCGAAGTGTCCTTCACACCCCTCTACCAGGGACAACCCCTCGCCTGGGACCTGGCAGACTGGATGGCCACGCAAGGCTTCCGCCTGGAAGCACTCTACGACCCCTGGACCTGCCCGGACGGCTCCATGCCCTCCGCCGACGCGCTCTTCCTGCACGACTGA
- the glnD gene encoding [protein-PII] uridylyltransferase has protein sequence MPPSPSKAARALDRKRKKLFEAPANGLCQDLSDLFDAYFKSRLAEIEPVRAHCAVAAVGGYGRGELCPRSDIDVLILYKDRVPEEAKALAQALFFPLWDLGAELGHGVRATGECLKLAKTDWQVFASLLDARFLAGDEAVFADFIARRDEKLLPGRAVPFKEWLTGQNSRRAVVHGDASGMLEPNLKEGLGGLRDVHQVRWLHQLDAAEGRGLPLEWLDVLEGHLRFLLAVRNRLHLLENRKEDRLSLDAQRALAGPLGYKAHEGMLDVEVFLAELHRVMAEIRTLHRALWPLLAAPGGQPGTVRPLGGGVLLTPGGLGFQGAPERAHPENVFDMFGHALRLGEPLALPARRAIQAGLPELESFAATDQGGARILALLEKALKEPRAGQALADLFETGALGAMIPEFGRVQDMVQYDVFHIHPVGRHTLETILEIRKAALPGHPYHPIFSGLERPELLLLGALFHDVGKGQGGAHSEKGAEIARAVLTRLGLDDEAVSTVGFLVLRHLLLADTAMRRDISDPDVLAACAQRTGTPERLDMLLLLTMADSLATGPSAWNDWKAGLIGGLYRRIRTLLAGCTLFGPGGARPLLELRDTLREKAGCLFSQERVEACLDAMPPRYLLSRGEGDVLCDLRLVSRLEEALEEDFRMRPSTVAGKGVVAIEVDRLADGWGVTLAAKRQPGLFAAMAGVLALHGVNIRSADFFLWSDNTEIHHYQTANPPDTLYPDELWARVRRAVRYSLTGKLSLDYRIQEKRASPLAPKTPDLGIKPWVEVNDEASDYFTVVEVRAADRLGLLYDLAVALDSLGLDVHAAKIDTQGLEVFDAFFVRTTQGRKVRDDQRAGEIARIVLASLV, from the coding sequence ATGCCCCCATCCCCCTCCAAGGCCGCCCGCGCGCTGGACAGAAAGCGCAAAAAGCTCTTCGAAGCCCCGGCAAACGGCCTTTGCCAAGACCTCTCCGACCTCTTCGACGCCTATTTCAAATCCCGGCTTGCTGAAATCGAGCCGGTCCGCGCCCACTGCGCCGTGGCGGCCGTGGGGGGCTACGGGCGCGGGGAGCTCTGCCCCCGCTCGGACATCGACGTGCTCATCCTCTACAAGGACCGCGTGCCCGAAGAGGCCAAGGCCCTGGCCCAGGCCCTCTTCTTCCCCCTGTGGGACCTGGGCGCGGAACTGGGCCACGGCGTGCGCGCCACGGGCGAATGCCTCAAGCTGGCCAAGACCGACTGGCAGGTCTTCGCCTCGCTCCTGGACGCCCGCTTCCTGGCCGGCGACGAGGCCGTCTTCGCCGATTTCATCGCCCGACGCGACGAAAAGCTCCTCCCCGGGCGCGCCGTCCCCTTCAAGGAGTGGCTCACCGGGCAGAACTCCCGGCGCGCCGTGGTGCACGGCGACGCTTCGGGCATGCTGGAGCCCAATCTCAAGGAAGGCCTGGGCGGCCTGCGCGACGTGCACCAGGTGCGCTGGCTCCACCAGCTGGACGCGGCCGAGGGCCGGGGGCTGCCCCTGGAATGGCTGGACGTGCTCGAAGGCCACCTGCGCTTCCTGCTGGCCGTGCGCAACCGACTGCACCTGCTCGAGAACCGCAAGGAGGACCGCCTGAGCCTGGACGCCCAGCGCGCCCTGGCCGGTCCCCTGGGCTACAAGGCCCACGAAGGGATGCTCGACGTGGAGGTCTTCCTGGCGGAGCTGCACCGGGTGATGGCCGAGATCCGCACGCTGCACCGCGCCCTGTGGCCGCTCCTGGCCGCGCCGGGCGGCCAGCCCGGCACGGTGCGGCCCCTGGGCGGCGGCGTGCTCCTCACTCCCGGCGGGCTCGGTTTCCAGGGCGCGCCCGAGCGCGCGCATCCCGAGAACGTCTTCGACATGTTCGGCCACGCCCTGCGCCTGGGCGAACCCCTGGCCCTGCCCGCGCGCCGCGCCATCCAGGCCGGCCTGCCGGAGCTGGAGAGCTTCGCGGCCACGGACCAGGGCGGGGCGCGCATCCTTGCGCTTCTGGAAAAGGCCCTCAAGGAGCCCCGCGCGGGCCAGGCCCTGGCCGACCTCTTCGAGACCGGGGCCCTGGGGGCCATGATCCCCGAGTTCGGCCGCGTGCAGGACATGGTGCAGTACGACGTCTTCCACATCCACCCCGTGGGACGCCACACCCTGGAAACCATCCTGGAGATCCGCAAGGCGGCCCTGCCCGGACACCCCTACCACCCGATCTTTTCCGGGCTCGAAAGGCCGGAGCTGCTCCTGCTGGGCGCGCTCTTCCATGACGTGGGCAAGGGCCAGGGCGGCGCGCACTCCGAGAAGGGGGCCGAGATCGCCCGAGCGGTGCTCACGCGGCTGGGCCTGGACGACGAGGCCGTCTCCACCGTGGGCTTCCTGGTGCTGCGCCACCTCCTGCTGGCAGACACCGCCATGCGCCGCGACATCTCAGACCCCGACGTGCTGGCCGCTTGCGCCCAGCGCACCGGCACCCCGGAACGCCTGGACATGCTCCTGCTGCTCACCATGGCCGATTCCCTGGCCACGGGCCCCTCGGCCTGGAACGACTGGAAGGCCGGGCTCATCGGCGGGCTCTACCGGCGTATCCGCACGCTGCTGGCTGGCTGCACGCTCTTCGGCCCCGGCGGGGCCAGGCCCCTCCTGGAACTGCGCGACACGCTGCGCGAGAAGGCCGGATGCCTCTTCAGCCAGGAGCGCGTGGAGGCCTGCCTGGACGCCATGCCCCCGCGTTATCTCCTCAGCCGGGGCGAGGGCGACGTGCTCTGCGACCTTCGGCTCGTCTCGCGCCTGGAGGAGGCCCTGGAGGAGGATTTCCGCATGCGCCCCTCCACGGTGGCCGGCAAGGGCGTGGTGGCCATCGAGGTGGACCGCCTGGCCGACGGCTGGGGCGTCACCCTGGCGGCCAAACGCCAGCCCGGGCTCTTCGCGGCCATGGCCGGGGTGCTGGCCCTGCACGGGGTGAACATCCGCTCCGCCGACTTCTTCCTCTGGAGCGACAACACCGAAATCCACCACTACCAGACCGCCAACCCGCCCGACACCCTCTACCCCGACGAACTCTGGGCCCGGGTGCGCCGCGCGGTGCGCTACTCGCTCACCGGCAAGCTCTCCCTGGACTACCGCATCCAGGAGAAGCGCGCCTCGCCCCTTGCCCCCAAAACCCCCGACCTGGGCATCAAACCCTGGGTGGAGGTGAACGACGAGGCCAGCGACTACTTCACCGTGGTGGAGGTGCGCGCCGCCGACCGCCTGGGGCTGCTCTACGACCTGGCCGTGGCCCTGGACTCCCTGGGCCTGGACGTGCACGCCGCCAAGATCGACACCCAGGGTCTGGAGGTTTTCGACGCCTTCTTCGTGCGCACCACCCAGGGCCGGAAGGTGCGCGACGATCAGCGCGCGGGGGAAATCGCGCGCATCGTGCTGGCAAGTCTCGTCTGA
- a CDS encoding response regulator: protein MSEPRETPRTILTVDDDPAVRATLVAWIEDAGHRPLEASSGLEGLELLASQSPDLVLLDLRMPVMDGLTFLEEKNARNDDTPVIVISGRSDMQDAIRAFRFGAWDYLTKPIESFDLLGHAVSAVLERRELARKVRQAEDRYANLVRNLPLVVFSLDERLELQFVNMACRSMLGFTPEEALAEPGWLPARIHPDERPVVTRLLQQALADCSVTFSRTCRMLHRSGRVVHGILKSIPQADCEPGVARPGIEGVILDITDRLMLEKYLVQKEKVKTLGAISAEVAHEIRNPLMSIGGYARRLQQKQPGLTEAAIILDEARRLEKLLDRIRDYLTPVKSHRMRINLADVVIRGLELLAPSLEANDVHPRVELDRDSALVEEDPDILAQIVIDLIRATQAALAPKGEMWLRCFAGERFLNLEVGGDQARPVEDVEKLFLPFDEGGESVGLASCYRMLRSMGGSLTFEQKDGKGLFTMSVPRAAQLNAPAQG, encoded by the coding sequence ATGAGCGAACCTCGGGAAACGCCCAGAACCATCCTCACCGTGGACGACGACCCCGCCGTCCGCGCCACCCTCGTGGCCTGGATCGAGGACGCGGGGCATCGCCCCCTGGAAGCCTCCAGCGGCCTGGAGGGCCTGGAACTCCTCGCCTCGCAATCACCCGACCTTGTGCTGCTCGATCTGCGCATGCCCGTCATGGACGGCCTCACCTTCCTGGAAGAAAAAAACGCCCGGAACGACGACACCCCCGTCATCGTCATCTCCGGGCGTTCCGACATGCAGGACGCCATCCGCGCCTTCCGCTTCGGCGCGTGGGACTACCTCACCAAGCCCATCGAGAGCTTCGACCTCCTGGGCCACGCCGTCTCCGCCGTGCTCGAACGCCGCGAACTGGCCCGCAAGGTCCGCCAGGCCGAAGACCGCTACGCAAACCTCGTGCGCAACCTCCCCCTGGTGGTTTTCAGCCTCGATGAACGCCTCGAACTGCAGTTCGTGAACATGGCCTGCCGCAGCATGCTGGGCTTCACTCCCGAAGAAGCCCTGGCGGAACCGGGATGGCTGCCCGCGCGCATCCACCCCGACGAACGCCCCGTGGTGACCCGCCTGCTCCAGCAGGCCCTGGCCGACTGCTCCGTCACCTTCTCGCGCACCTGCCGCATGCTCCACCGCTCCGGGCGCGTGGTCCACGGCATCCTCAAGTCCATCCCCCAGGCCGACTGCGAGCCGGGAGTGGCGCGCCCCGGCATCGAGGGCGTCATCCTGGACATCACCGACCGGCTCATGCTGGAAAAATATCTGGTGCAAAAGGAAAAGGTGAAAACCCTTGGCGCAATCTCCGCCGAGGTGGCCCACGAAATACGCAACCCCCTCATGTCCATCGGGGGCTACGCCCGGCGTCTCCAGCAGAAGCAGCCCGGCCTGACCGAGGCCGCCATCATCCTCGACGAGGCCCGCAGGCTGGAAAAACTCCTGGACCGCATCCGGGACTACCTCACTCCCGTGAAGTCCCACCGGATGCGCATCAACCTGGCCGACGTGGTGATCCGGGGCCTGGAACTGCTGGCCCCCTCCCTGGAGGCCAACGACGTGCACCCCCGCGTGGAACTGGACCGGGACAGCGCCCTGGTGGAGGAAGACCCGGACATCCTGGCCCAGATCGTCATCGACCTCATCCGCGCCACCCAGGCCGCCCTGGCCCCCAAGGGCGAGATGTGGCTGCGCTGCTTCGCCGGCGAGCGCTTCCTGAACCTGGAGGTCGGCGGCGATCAGGCCCGCCCCGTGGAGGATGTGGAGAAGCTCTTCCTGCCCTTCGACGAGGGCGGCGAATCGGTGGGCCTGGCCTCCTGCTACAGGATGCTGCGCTCCATGGGCGGCTCGCTCACCTTCGAACAGAAGGACGGCAAGGGCCTCTTCACCATGAGCGTGCCCCGCGCCGCGCAACTGAACGCGCCCGCCCAGGGCTAG
- a CDS encoding methyl-accepting chemotaxis protein, with protein MRNLSISARVYAGYAVIVALSVLVWYAGHRNATTLGGELERIAGPDMACLAALKDARFAAREVVAALRARLIPAARQEFLQAQKAGYEANTAALDKASVRLKELGYGTGADPGWERFLQAQAAFLKVARKLDETLDEWSRDTSDVLLTVEVLALAAVDVQTSGDALLASLDALIAANDARIAQSIGQARAAMASGQATALAALGSAVCVAAVVGYLITRNIRRPLAALVAFAGEVSGGNLGVRPEGRFIAELEQLKGSLESMVHTLKEKIDLSEAKTREAAQQASRAEEAVREAQQARSLAELARSEGMREAAGRLEEIVAGLLEAFRELDAEVTRASADSQAQRERVEATTGVMEHVEAASGHAGRCAGEAEATAEDARMKAREGAEVIAGVVASIHDIQARASALKASMADLSSKAGGIGRVMTVISDIADQTNLLALNAAIEAARAGEAGRGFAVVADEVRKLAEKTMTATREVEEAIGGIQAGTAASGEGVDETVEAISRVAVQVDSGGTALKGIVELSQASSVNIRSIGEAMAEHRGASAEVSRSFGEISRMAEETAGAMEKARSVLNRLRQAADALGALMEKLTKA; from the coding sequence ATGCGCAATCTGAGCATCAGCGCGCGCGTCTACGCCGGATATGCGGTGATCGTGGCGTTGTCCGTCCTGGTCTGGTATGCGGGGCACCGCAACGCCACGACCCTCGGCGGCGAACTGGAACGCATCGCCGGGCCGGACATGGCCTGCCTCGCGGCTCTCAAGGACGCCCGATTCGCCGCGCGGGAGGTGGTGGCGGCCTTGCGCGCCCGGCTCATCCCGGCCGCGCGCCAGGAGTTCCTCCAGGCCCAGAAGGCCGGCTACGAGGCCAACACGGCGGCCCTGGACAAAGCCTCCGTCCGGCTCAAGGAGCTGGGCTACGGGACCGGCGCCGACCCGGGCTGGGAGCGCTTCCTCCAGGCCCAGGCCGCCTTCCTCAAAGTGGCCCGGAAGCTGGACGAAACCCTGGACGAGTGGAGCCGCGACACCTCCGACGTGCTGCTCACTGTGGAGGTGCTGGCCCTGGCCGCCGTGGACGTGCAGACCTCGGGGGACGCGCTTTTGGCGAGCCTGGACGCGCTCATCGCGGCCAACGACGCCCGCATCGCCCAGAGCATCGGCCAGGCTCGCGCGGCCATGGCCTCGGGCCAGGCGACGGCCCTGGCGGCCCTGGGTTCCGCCGTGTGCGTGGCGGCGGTGGTGGGCTATCTCATCACGCGCAACATCCGCAGGCCCCTGGCCGCGCTGGTGGCCTTCGCAGGGGAGGTTTCGGGAGGCAACCTGGGCGTACGCCCCGAGGGCCGCTTCATCGCGGAACTGGAGCAGCTCAAGGGCAGCCTCGAATCCATGGTGCACACCCTCAAGGAGAAGATAGACCTCTCGGAGGCCAAGACGCGGGAGGCCGCCCAGCAGGCGTCCAGGGCCGAAGAGGCGGTGCGGGAGGCGCAGCAGGCCAGATCCCTGGCCGAGCTGGCGCGCAGCGAGGGCATGCGCGAGGCGGCGGGCAGGCTGGAGGAGATCGTGGCCGGGCTGCTGGAAGCCTTCCGCGAACTCGACGCCGAGGTGACCCGGGCCAGCGCCGACTCCCAGGCCCAGCGCGAGCGTGTGGAGGCCACCACCGGAGTCATGGAACACGTGGAGGCCGCCAGCGGCCATGCGGGCCGCTGCGCCGGGGAGGCCGAGGCCACGGCCGAGGACGCCCGCATGAAGGCCCGGGAAGGCGCGGAGGTCATCGCCGGGGTTGTGGCCTCCATCCACGACATCCAGGCCAGGGCCTCGGCCCTCAAGGCCAGCATGGCCGACCTCTCCAGCAAGGCGGGGGGGATCGGCAGGGTCATGACCGTGATCTCGGACATCGCCGACCAGACGAACCTTCTGGCACTCAACGCGGCCATCGAGGCCGCCCGCGCCGGAGAGGCCGGGCGCGGCTTCGCCGTGGTGGCCGACGAGGTGCGCAAGCTTGCCGAAAAGACCATGACCGCCACCCGCGAGGTGGAGGAGGCCATCGGGGGCATCCAGGCGGGCACTGCCGCCAGCGGGGAAGGCGTGGACGAGACGGTGGAGGCCATCAGCCGCGTGGCCGTGCAGGTGGACTCGGGCGGGACAGCGCTCAAGGGCATCGTGGAGCTTAGCCAGGCCTCCTCGGTCAACATCCGCTCCATCGGAGAGGCCATGGCCGAGCACCGGGGGGCCAGCGCCGAGGTGTCGCGGTCTTTCGGGGAGATCAGCCGGATGGCCGAGGAAACGGCCGGGGCCATGGAAAAGGCGCGCAGCGTGCTGAACCGCCTGCGCCAAGCGGCGGACGCCCTGGGCGCGCTGATGGAGAAGCTGACGAAGGCCTGA